In Toxoplasma gondii ME49 chromosome V, whole genome shotgun sequence, the DNA window TCCCCAAGTTGTGGAGGTGATGCCTCGACTGTCTGCCGTGagttctcttcgctcttcctcgaccaTGATGTTCCACTTGgtgcgcatgcatttgcTCTCCCGACGTGCAGATACACTTCAGTTGTCAACGTCGACTTCTCACCTGTTGTCATTTCGAACATGCGTCGCCGGTTTCGCCACCTCCGCTCTGCGCTTGAGTGGGAGTGTTTAGACGTTCGAAACGGCGCGCTCGTGAAGCAGTTTGGATCTGATTCTTTCGATGTCGTGCTGGACAAGGGATTTCTCGACGCCTACATTTCTCGCGATCCGGAACACTGTGCGGCTGCTTCTGAAGGAGGGGCGAACGGGAGGGGGAACTGCCAGTTGAGCGAGACGAACGTGAAGTCGAGCAACGCGTGGGACTACAGAGAGGAAGCTCAGGTGTATCTCCACTCTGTGTTGAACGTGCTGAAGCCCGGAGGCGTTTACATTCTCATCACTCTCgcacaagattacctagcCAAGGAACTGGTAAGACGAACCAGGGTTCGGCTCttgtcgtctgtctccacgtcATATGTCCGCTTGAGAGTTCTTTCATTTATCTTCCTCTTTCTATGTGGGGTCCCCCCTTTTCCGTATATTTCACTTATTTATATGTCTCCTACATGTGGTTCAGTTATATTCATATCTGGTCGCATGCGCCCAAAATCGTCTCTGGAAGTAGGAATCTATCCACCAAGCATTTCCAGTTTGCATATCTCGCGTGtcttgcgtttctgtctttcgccGTAGGTTCGGAGCTTGCACGCAGCTCCACTGGCACACGTCAAGATTTACCCTCTCTCTCACAagtcgtctgtttcttcttcttctccccttccgtATCTTTTCGCGTTCACGAAATCGTTGTCAGCCGCCCCTGTCGAGGGATCAGCGTTGCAGCCGGTCAAAGGAAAACCTCCGTAAGTCATCTCCCTCAGCCGTTTCTTGGAAGAGCCCTCTGCTCACATACTCCCCTTCGGTTGTAGATACACCGGAGACCTAGTCGGTCTGGGAGGTTGGCGTAGAGAGGGGTTGCGTCAGGACGAGACGACGTGTCAACTGGGAAAACGCGCGAACTGTAAACTTGTTGAAGGCACTGCGTTGCAAGAGTCAGAAGTCTAGACGGACGACCTCTGCAGGCTTCGAACAACCTTAATGTCGTAGGATACTGAAGTACAAGACGCAGATTTATGTGGTGTTTTTGTGGCGTTTCGTGACAGGCTAGCGTGCACCATCGTTGCCGACCAGAGTCTCGGCTCGGCGAACGAGACATTCGCTATTTGGGAATTGCCGAGTAGGTTTGACGCCAAGCCTGCAGACGACTCTGGATTagtctgcttttctcgtcttctcgtttgTCAGCTTTTCATCTCTGGGGTTCCTCAACCGCTCACGTGGagttctgcctttcttcgtcgaggTGCTCTGCTCTCCAGAGACCTGGCAGCGGCTGTCCTCCTCGACGTCCGTCTTCCCTCGTGCCCCTCACAGCTGCCTGGCAATCACCTgggaagagaagagtcgcGCTGCCTGCCTGCGTCCCCAGTTGGCTAAAAACTATCCATTACTGCGTATCTAACTGTTACTTTCTATGAAACGATATGTATACTGATGTATGGATGTAGAATTAACTGTTTGTATTTCTTCGCACCTATTCAACAGGACCTTTCTATCGGCTGTGTGTCTACATATCTGTCTACCTGTCGATCGATATATGTTGCTGTCTCGATTTACCCGTCGCCGAGTGTTCTGCCAGTGTATAATTGGATCTGCCGAACTGCGTCTGCATTTGTGGGTATCTCTTCGAGACTGTGTTCTCTGCAATCGTGTCAGAATCGTGCTGTTTTGCTGTCGGCTGTGCTAGGTGCGTGCCTTTCCACGTCTTCCACTCGCATCTTCCCGACCGGTTCAGACTTCGAGGGCCTGTGCTTGCACCGTGCTCAGGAACCGAAATGGGCGCGTGTCACAGAACGCCTTTGCGTAGATCGCAACAGGGGCCCGATGTGGAGGTGCCGATACACTCCGATAACTGTATCGTTCGTTGTTTGTCCCCTTTGCGTCAACTGTCTTCGCGATCTTGAGTGTCGCTCTTTCGCTTCAGAGCGCGTTGTCGCCATCAACAAGTGGAGGTTTTTCCAGTCTGCAATTCACCACCGCCAGCCCGGGTCGCGTAGcacggtgtctgtacaccggcAGAAGGCTGGGGACGACAGCGCCGCGTACTCGATCGCCGTCTACGACCGCGTTTTTGAGGAGACctgcgacgagaagaaaaaaaagaaagatgcaagaaagacagacaagaagcGCTCTTCACACAAAACTGCTGCGCTGCTTGTCCCTCTTGGACAGGAGTGTTCGTGGCTCTACGCAACTCCTGAGGGAAATCAAGAGGTAAACAGTCTGAAGCTTTCGAGCTACGTTCGGcaaagaacgaggagacgcgacgcCCCAATACATTTAAAGGAACTGACTCGTCGAACAGTCCGGTTTGCACGCACACACAACCAACAAATATTCACATATGCATAgacgaatatatatatatatatatagagagagagagagagcgagataGATatgtttacatatatatatatatatatgtataaacaCATCTGTTTATGTTTGTATGTGTATTTTTCTCTGTATGGAGATTCACGCTTCTACACAACGTTCTATATAattgcatatatatatttattcaCAAATGCTTGTGGGTGCGCATATACACAGATACGTTTGCGTGCGTTGTCCAATGTATGTAGATTCGTGCTTCCACTCAAAGATATACATATCTGTGTGTATGTCTGCGGGCTGGCATGTCAACAGCGTACTCGGCCAGATTGATTCTGTATGGAGCTGTCGCTCTGCTGGGGCTTCGTCGTTTTGCGTCGCACATGTTTTCTCGGATTCTTGCGGCCTTGTCGCCTCGCTCTGTACGTCATTCATCCCTCTGTAGAAGAAAACAACCGCGTGAGGGTTCGCtggtttcctttttctgcagctggcATGTCAAGCCGGTGTCTCCCGCCTGCTGGTCGTCACTGCCGGGGTCGACCAGTTCCATGCAACTTCGGCTGGTCGAGAAGGACCGAGCGTAGGAGGGCAGAAGGCGTCTGTGTTTGATGCCATGAAGGAGGAACTTGCGCCATACCTCGCGGATCTCGCCCTGCCCGGAGGTGTAAGAAAACACAGCGTCTCGACACACTTCGTCATGTACACAGTGAACACATAATGCATGTTCAGAACAGAAATCGCGCTGGTCAtccatgtatacatatatatacatatatgcattttTATTTGGACTGCGAGAGCAAGCAGAAAGAACGTCTTATTTTTTAGtccataaatatatatatatatatataaacaaGCGTGTGTAGTGGGACTTTGCGAGAAAAATTAAAGCGATGCGTGTTTTCAATCAGCGTAAATCTGTTTTACTACTGCGTGAAAACTTCGAGTTTTAGACAAAGGCGCGTGCAAGTGCAGATGAGGAGAAATTGGTGAAAGCATATCATGGATAGTTTCATATTGGCGCAGTGTTGCatggtgcatgcgttttgaCAGTTTTGATCGGGGCTGGGTCGCTCTGGGACCCTGTCCGTTCCCTGCGAGAttgcggtgtacgtacactggCTCTGGATTCGTGCTGGAGATACACCGTGTGTAGCTGCATATACAGGGTGATGGAGTGGCTTGCGCCTGGGGGGCTTTAAACGCACTATGTTTCAGTTACTTCAGGTAACTCGCCTTAGTTGTTTGCCTTTGAAGTGAAAGCGAAGCTGCTTTCTAGGTGTCCGGTTTCTGTATCACCCTTATGCCCACTAGCGTCTCCTTccagtgtacagacacccgaggtTCCGCCGGCTTCTGCGCGCAGAGTAGGCTCCCTTTTTTAATGGTGCGCTTCGCACATgcgcgaaagaaaactgTCTTGGAGTCGATAAACAGATGCATTCTGAGTCAGATGTCTCACCACCAACTCCTcgcaaaaagagaaaggtGAAGAGTTCTTTCTGTCGTTCTCGTTCAGGGCGAGATTCCCGTCTTGGTCGTGAGCGAAGAGAcgtcggtgcatgcagagctcgCTTGCGTGCGGTCGCCTCTTGCTGGCTGGATCACCGTTCGCGACGTCGAATGCGAAGCGGAAAGTGACGGAAAACGGGGGGCGAAAACCGACGAAGAGACCTACGTTTGCCGGCAAATGATCTTCTCCTGCAACCCGCAAGCAGTCCAATCTGAGGTCAAGGTGAGTCGTCGAAGAGACGATAAAAGTGGGGAGGACTTGCACGTTCATATCTGGATCTGTATGTTTGTGTATATGCGCGAGTCCATACGTATGTACACGCCTATgttgtgtatatgcatatgtatatgtacacgTAGATATACGTAGATGCCAATATACCAGGGCGGTGAGACATGGGAGAAGCGCGCATAGTGAAGAGGTGGAAGTGGTGGATCCGTTGGGAGGTGTCTCAGACttgtggaggagagagagagaagcgttaGAGGATGATGGACGCGTTGTGTTTTCTATCGTCCTTTCAACATGCCTGCACTGGCACCCACGGCAAAGACGTTCTGCACATCATGGTCCTGAGGACGCGCGTTcacgcacagagagaagaaccggcAGTATCCTACATCTCGCGGCGTTGCTGAGATTCGCACAAGTCGCAGAACGCCTGCTCCATTGTATCCGCGTCTTTGCTTCCCTTCTGCCtccctctcttgcttcttcatggctttcctcttcttcttctctgctcagTGCCTGGGCTGTGGGCTCGAGTCACATCTCTGCTGCGAACGAACATGTATTTTTAGATTCGACTGCCCgcggcgaagagcgaaggcTCTCGGCCTCCAGAATTCCTCTTTTGCCAGTCGACCTGCGCATACCATCTTGCCATCGCGGCAGGTGAGTCTCTGTgacttttcttcgctccgACGTCGTGTGGTTCCTCAGCCCCTCTGCCTCGGCCGCGACGCTGAccttcgttctcgctcttctcttcgcgtccaAACTCGCGCGCGCCAGCAGCCATCCCTGTCGAGTCAGGTTGCTGCTGTTCAAAGAAAGGATGCTTCGTGTCTCCTGTGCGTTCGCTTTGTGTCTCCGGCGTTTGCGTTTATGTCTCGGTGAGGAATGTGAGAGGCTGGGgacttctttttcgtttgcttGAGAGGGTGGTCTGTTGCATTCTTGGCTAGGCTTGAGTCACGCTTCTACCCTGTCTGATTCATTTGTAATAACGCgagcgctgcatgcgttgcgcgtttcctctcagCTTTCGCGCTTTTGCCGGAGGAGACTCTCAGCCGGGACGCGCCGCAGAAGCCGACCCTCGTTGCGTCGCTGCTCGGCCTCGGTCGGTCAAGATAACGACGAAGCAAAAAAAGAAACccagagagagcagcaggggaggacgcagagagaacggaaagAAATGGAATCAGTCGGCGAAAGGGAGagcaagaaaacaaaggGAAAGAACGgtagaagagaaacggatgAGGAGGGTAACGGCGCGAACAGAAGGCAGCAAGGAGAGCATGGGAGAGAACAGcaaaggcgaggagagcacgacgaagaaaagagaggaccAGTGAAAGAAATAAAAAGTTGCAACATGAGAAGAGGAGTGGAGTGAATTGAAGAATGAACATAGAAActagagaagagaagagtgcGTCGAGCGTGCACTGCGCCCGAAGgtagaaagcgaagaagaaggctcaATTGCGTCGCCTCGCGACAAACGAAAACAACATGACAGAAGCTGGGGCTCGCACGATGGGGTTTGCTGGCAACATCCTTCTTTGCTCacgtctgcttctttcgcaTTCGTctttgcgtgtctctctcaaGAGTGCGTTTATCTCGCATCTTCATCGATTGCTTCGAACCTTCTTTTCAATTGACAGTTTGTCCCTCGTTTTTATGTGTCTGTGGGAACGTCTGCGAGTTCTTTATTTGTCACTCCGTCGAGGCGACCTTTGCCCCCTTAATACGTAGCCGTTCTCTGTGCGTCGTCACCAACTCTACGTCTGTCTGCGTGACAGTCTCTTGCTGTCGCTCGTCCTggtctctgcatctctccgAACTCGTCTCGCGCCTCGGCCTCGTTTTTTTTACCGCGTTGTGTCCGTAAACGGACGTCCGTGGAGCGCGTCCAGATGTCTGTCAATCCCTCGTTCAATCGTCTCCTTGCAGcgttctcgcgtctgccCTGCTGCAtcgtgtctttctgtctcgtcgcgCAGGCGGTGGTGTCTTGGCGCAGCTGCTCGTCTGTCTGTTCGGCGCCTCCTTCGAGTTGCACCTGGCGTGTGTCGACCTGGACCCGGTGGTGCTTCAACTCGCGACGCAAGtaaggagagacaaagatcAACAAGAGCAAGTGAATCGCCTCGCTATTGTTGTGTCCGTCCTGCGACTCTGTGCTCGAGCTGCTTCCTGCAACCTGAGCTCTTCTATCACCTTCAGACGGACAGGGCTCCGTCGTACCGCGACCCGTCGGAGGTCGGCGAGACTGGCATGCCTCAGAGGTCTGTACACTGCTCTTTCACGGTTCCTCaatctcctctgcgtcgtcccCCATCCTCGCCTTGCTTTTGCCTCTGCGCGCGCTGTCAGCCGGCGTCTCGAGAGACCGCTCAGCCGTCGACAACATGCGCTGGAGAGCGAGACCGTCTCCCGTGGTGCATCGGCGCCTGCTGCCGAGTCTGTTCGTCCGTTTGTTGCGCGTGTGCTCAGTTTTTCGCGTTCCACGAAGCGCCACCAACTCTCACGGCGACCGTGGACGACGCGCTCGCTTTCGTCGAGCGCCTGCCGGCGCACTCTCAAGACGTCTTGGTCGTCGACATCAACAattcggcttcttcgtctgccctGACCTGCCCCTCGGAGGCGATGCTGCAGGCGAACGTCCTCGAGTGCATGAGGACCAAGCTGAGGCCTGGCGGGATCCTTCTATTCAACCTGCTCTCCAGATGTCCTCAAAGCAAACGAGAAGTGAGTGAACGGGGACGggcaaacgagagaaaggaagaaggcgagaaggcgcacAAACTGTAGGGACAACAGCCTGATCTCTCCCGACAGTCCAGAGTGACGAAGAGGTTTGGCACCGTGACacagggaggaaagaagggaaggcggacaagaaaaagagatgcagaggacgaacgggaacgacgacgacgaggaaagagagcgaaaggaaaacgcgactAAACAGAAGCGGCATGTaccgcagagacagataTAGCAACTTGCAACAGGTGCGAACGACGGGTTCAGGGCCtaggaaaagaaacaaaagtAAGACGCAGTCGCCTTTTGACATGAAACAAAGAACAGATAGACCTTACGTTTGACGCTGTTTGAGCTCTGTGACACTTGCGAGAAGGAACTCCGTTTTGATTTCCGAATCTCTGCAGATCATCGGGCGCCTCACGAGcatcttctcttttgtctcaGCCTTCTCGATGCCAGCGGTGAGTCTTGGAGTCGACGCGGAGCGGCTTCTGGGTCGTCCTCGCTCGTTGACTCAGGTAGCCGCTCGTCCATGTTCTTCCCCGGTTCGGTGTGTTTCACTTCTCTGTTgatttctctcttgttcgccTGCTTCCTAGCGTTCGACTCGTCGGTCCTCTCCCCCGTCTGCCTCCCGTCTCGCGTTTTAGGATTTTTCTCTCCGGCGTCTTCTGCCCCGCGTCCGAATTCTCTTGCGCTCTGCCTGCGGTGCTCATGGAGGGCAGAGGGATGGGGCGCCCGGCGACAAGGCGCTTTccccttctcgttcctccccCCTTCGTCTTTTGTGGTCTCTGCCTGTCGTGGTCGCGCGGCCAGGCTTCGAGGATCCCTCTGtgttgtgcatgcgttcctctgctgctttctcgcAGGACGTTAATGAACTGATCGTTTGTGGAACTGCGCCTCCCTCGCACGTCACCACACCGGCCGATCTTCAAGCTCGTCTCGACGCCCTGGTGAGACGCTTTTCACGAGTGTTCGTCTCCACATCCGTTTTGTTATCCACGCCTTTCTAAACATAGGTCGGCGTCTAGATATACTTATATCATAAAGGGATGTATGAATATCTGTGTCTACGTCGAGTTGTTGAggatgtgcatatatatatatatatatacgaagACCGAGTCTCCAGTTCTACAGaggcatacatacatgcgtatatatataggaagAGAATCTGTATCCATCTGTAATcggtttctttcgcttcgtctgGAACTCTCTCGGTGGCATTCCattccctctttttctgtctcgtttcgtCCCTCTCCGTTCCCGTCGGTGTATTTTTCTCTTGTCGTTTGTCGGCCGGTTTTTTCTCgatctgcgtttctgcctcaCGTCTCTGTCCCTCGCTGAGCCTTTCGCTCACTGCCGTGCAGTTTCggcctctcctgtctctctccttttccgttTCTCATCTCTCTGTCAGTCTCGACCTGCCTCGGTTGTCCCtgctttttgtctctctcgactctctcgctcgctgCTCCCTCATATgactctcgctctctggatgtcgcgtttcttctccgtgtttcgtccgtttctttcctctccagttTTCAGCAGTGGGAGAAGACTTGTCGAAAGTCGGAGCCGACGACGCCCGCATGCTTGCGGCGGAGAAGTCAACTTGGCGGGGCTGGAGTCAAAGGTGGAGGATTCTCGAGAactcgaagagagaagacacagacatgTCAAGTACCTAACTCCGCGAAgactgcagagacaaagcgTGAAGAGCTCTCACCGTTCCTGACaaggcagagacgccagagacAAACACTGGGAGGAGCCGAGAGAGccagaaagcagaaaacgttctttctccgctcttGACAAGCAGGCCAAGGCGAGAAACCACCCGCAAGAAGTGCAGCGATGATGCAGTGAAGAGCCAGcgtttccccgtcttcttcgttatttgttttcttccttttctcctcagGAGGCGCACCCGGTCGCTGGCGTTGCACCGGAGCCCGGGAGGTAGAGGGGTGGAAAGGCAGAACGCCGAGATCTGGAGGAGCTGCGACTTGTCAGAGTTTTTCCATTTCTATTTCGCGTCCAAGTCTCGGATTTCAGAGGTCTGTGCAGAGACGTTTGTGCGTTTCTATGCGTGTTTCTCGGAGTGTATTGTCCGGGAGGAAAACTTGAAAAACTGAGTTCCACCCCATTGTCTAGGCATTCAAGAACCGAGCATCAAACAGCACGAGGCGAAAGGAATGGAAACGTACTCTCCGGAGTCGTTAGATGCAGCAAATCCGTTTCCGATTACCACACCGGACAGTCATTAACTGAGGTGAAAAGGACGTAAGACTATCGAATATAACGGTGCGTCATATTCAGAATCCTAGGCACGGCGATATCTGTTTGTTCAGTTGCGCAACCTGAATTCTTCCATTTGTTCTTTTGAATAGCATGAGAATTGCGTACACGTGAGATGACAAGAAGCAGCccgagagggagacgaatAGAAACCCGCGAGTCGTTGTTGCAATAAAAAACCAATTTAGACAACGTCTTTCCGACACGTGGAAGATGAGAAGGGAAAACTGGAAAGAATGCCTGCATCAGAAAAAAGCATCCATGGCTCTCGGTGCAGACATGCGGGTCTTCGCCAGGTGGAAACGCCTCACGTTGCGCGAGAGACACTTGGGGACTGAGACAAGCTCGCTTTCCTGGTCAACAGACAGTGCCCTGCAGATACACTGCAGCGCCGACCACGAGAGCCATGCAACTCCAACGTCCGACAGCAGTGATGGAATTCGAGGAACGCGGATGTCCGAAAACGATGAACCTCGCGCACACCTGTTTCCTGAGCATGACTGACTTCCAAAATATGGCTCTTGTTGTTGGGCGCAGGTCTCTAAAAAGACCTATTGAAACCCGCCACTTTTGGCTTTATTGAGCAGACTGTTTGCAAGCCTGGTGACCCCTGTTACAGTTCCCGTTGAGAAGAGCCTCTCTCGATGAGGCGGGCAGGTCTGCCACGTAGTCAAATATCCTGAGATGTtcatgtttctctcttcttcctcacgcaattctttcctcctgtttcgtctcttttcgtcgCATCGGCTGGCCCTCAACCCTCAGCAAATTCACCTGCCGACCGCCTCTTCCCGTCTACTTCTCAGAGGCGGTCGTGCCCAGACCCTAACGTCGCTCCTCTTTGAAATCTATCCCCAAAGGAAATATACATTTTGAGAAGATATAACTATATAaaatatatccatatatatatgtatatatacatatatataattatatatttaaaataatatatatatatatatataagtgtttcgttttctcgaatGGCTCCAAGGCTGtccaaatatatatatctaaatatatatgtgtttTTATTTCGACTCCACGACAAATGTGCGTGTGCCTGCAGATACGCTGTGCAAGCCACTTCGCTTCTGCATTGTTCTCATGGTGAACCAGATAGTGGCCTTTCGCTACTCATGACCCCTGGCAGCAAAACAAGCAAAAAACATATTCATTTACTTGTAGTTGTAGCTGTTGACGCATGCATGTCCACGTTGCAAGTTGCCTCGGTTGTGGGCCATGACCGACGTTGCTCGCATTTTCAATTGAAGGGAAAGGAGCTACGTCTCATGCATCTCCGGACTTCGCCGGGACCTCTTCTAGGTCCTCTCCAGGCGTCTGTGCAGCTTCTGGCTTTGGAGGAAATCTGTCTCCCCCAGAAGCAAGAGTCTTGTCAGTTCGTTTCCCTGTCAGGTGAAGCGACACGCTCTTCACACTCTGCCCCCTCCGCGCCCAAGCGGCATAGAAACGCGTGACCTGCGGTCCGCCAGTCGATTCTTCGAAAAGGTGAGCAGGGCCGCTATGGACGCAGAAagtgaggaaggagagagcagctgTGAGAGCAGTGAGGGAACCGACGAGCATCCCTGCCAAGCCGTTGTACCCCATATTCCCAAACAGACAAACCAGCGTGTGCCAgacctgaagaagagaacattCGCCGGTGCAACAAGAAGGGAACCAATacggacagagagagaagcagaggaaccACGCGTGAGAAAGGTGGCGACTCCTGAAGACCTGGGCACTCGAGTCCAGGGAGCAAAACGCAGTAGtgtgaacagagaaaacggtcGAATTTACAACAATCTGTTCTCAAATGTAAAATGGTACAACCTCTCAACCAAGGACGGGTTTTAACATCTAAATAACATGCATGGCTATAATAAAGTCAGACCTATTTAGTCACAAAGTTACATTTTACCGCTGCCAGGCAATCAACCAACCAATCTATGTCTGCACATCAGTGTATCGACAAGGATAGAAGTCGTTTAGTACCAAACacagagcagcagaaaggagaagggggAAGGAACCAATTCCCAGTGGCGAGAGGTgtaaagaaggaaaaggcagGCGGAGAGGTGTCTCTTACCCCAAACCGGATCCAGTTCCGGGTGATAAAGGGCATGTGAAATTTATGGCTGTGCATCAAGATGGTCATCATCCCCATGATGAAAGGCGTCCAGGCGTCGCCTAGAAAAGAGCCAGAAGAGTGCGcccacagaaagagaggaacagtcgacacgaagaagacccgaaaaagaaaggggGGAAAATGGAGGACAAAAGAACGGCAATCGTCTGACACAGGGGCACACAAAACAAAAGGTCTGACTCcgagttctctttcttctctgaatCCTAAGAATcaaaagaagcagacgagaaagaaactccATACAACGCTCTGCTTCCTGCATTATCTCTCCCTCACTAGTCTTCGAGCAACTCCCTCTATCCTTCCGTCCTTCCCTGCTCGTCATCTGCTTCCGACCCTCGTCCGCATTGACGATTCTCGCTTTTCGTCGACTTACAGAAAACATCGGAGTccagggagaagacgccttTTCGCCAGCTACGAGAGTTCACATCTTTGAAGAAGTCCCGGGAGTCGTACTCGAGCGAGGAAGTCAAGTCGAAGCAGTGGACGACCCACAAAACGAGAGTGAAGAA includes these proteins:
- a CDS encoding hypothetical protein (encoded by transcript TGME49_213740), coding for MNLLPSSIEEFRKRSYWNAFFRSRGDRAFEWYGSYSEYKAILDSLDLRVPAGARKERTREATEREHGLREGSAEAVPTRLEKQKEENGERSAAGDGDKNRGSRILHVGCGNSELAAELVEDGYTSVVNVDFSPVVISNMRRRFRHLRSALEWECLDVRNGALVKQFGSDSFDVVLDKGFLDAYISRDPEHCAAASEGGANGRGNCQLSETNVKSSNAWDYREEAQVYLHSVLNVLKPGGVYILITLAQDYLAKELVRSLHAAPLAHVKIYPLSHKSSVSSSSPLPYLFAFTKSLSAAPVEGSALQPVKGKPPLACTIVADQSLGSANETFAIWELPKRVVAINKWRFFQSAIHHRQPGSRSTVSVHRQKAGDDSAAYSIAVYDRVFEETCDEKKKKKDARKTDKKRSSHKTAALLVPLGQECSWLYATPEGNQELACQAGVSRLLVVTAGVDQFHATSAGREGPSVGGQKASVFDAMKEELAPYLADLALPGGGEIPVLVVSEETSVHAELACVRSPLAGWITVRDVECEAESDGKRGAKTDEETYVCRQMIFSCNPQAVQSEVKIRLPAAKSEGSRPPEFLFCQSTCAYHLAIAAAFALLPEETLSRDAPQKPTLVASLLGLGGGVLAQLLVCLFGASFELHLACVDLDPVVLQLATQFFAFHEAPPTLTATVDDALAFVERLPAHSQDVLVVDINNSASSSALTCPSEAMLQANVLECMRTKLRPGGILLFNLLSRCPQSKREIIGRLTSIFSFVSAFSMPADVNELIVCGTAPPSHVTTPADLQARLDALFSAVGEDLSKVGADDARMLAAEKSTWRGWSQRWRILENSKREDTDMSST
- a CDS encoding hypothetical protein (encoded by transcript TGME49_213746~Predicted trans-membrane domain (TMHMM2.0):11-34:73-93:113-136); this encodes MEDYQGKTPEKFSVNGLVATCKWTSIVSGFFTLVLWVVHCFDLTSSLEYDSRDFFKDVNSRSWRKGVFSLDSDVFCDAWTPFIMGMMTILMHSHKFHMPFITRNWIRFGVWHTLVCLFGNMGYNGLAGMLVGSLTALTAALSFLTFCVHSGPAHLFEESTGGPQVTRFYAAWARRGQSVKSVSLHLTGKRTDKTLASGGDRFPPKPEAAQTPGEDLEEVPAKSGDA